In Natrinema amylolyticum, the following are encoded in one genomic region:
- the argS gene encoding arginine--tRNA ligase, which translates to MFLSLRAEVEDALEGALSELDFPTDDLGIEEPPDDVESVLASSVAFRLAGEAGAPPPQVAGRIADEIDADELTYVAEIQTQGPYLNFLPSDAYLATTLEAATDDAYGSLADREESVVVEHTSANPTGPVHVGRARNPIIGDAVANLLDFAGYDVDRHYYVNDAGRQMAVFTWAYETFDEEDLDEPPERDRIEYDLVRYYRKGNAYLENAPEAEVEDAEAEIESIMQGLEAGDDEAYERVSEVVDQVLGGMTECLARLPAEFDEFVKETRFMRSGATDDLVDRLKELDESVYEEDAWQLELEDHGIDKNLVFLRSDGTSLYATRDLAHHEWKFDNYDRAVTVLGEDHKLQAKQVRTTLELLGNETDQLRQVLYSYVNLPEGKMSTRQGTGVDLDDLLDEAIDRARDEVEDRLDDRIRDDDLDEDDIERIAHQVGIGAVRYDIVSKQPTKAITFEWERALDFEAQSAPYVQYVHARCCGILEEAGIDPETGMADVETAVDADLLETEAERDLLETIARFPAVVDEAADDLEPHQIATYTREFADRFNGFYRECPVLADDVDPEVREARLALVAASKHAVANALSILGVAAPQSM; encoded by the coding sequence ATGTTCCTCTCCCTACGCGCGGAGGTCGAGGACGCCCTCGAGGGGGCGCTCTCCGAACTCGACTTCCCGACGGACGATCTCGGGATCGAAGAACCGCCGGACGACGTCGAGAGCGTGCTGGCCTCGAGTGTGGCGTTCCGACTCGCCGGCGAGGCCGGTGCGCCGCCACCGCAGGTCGCCGGACGGATAGCCGACGAGATTGACGCCGACGAACTGACCTACGTCGCCGAGATCCAGACGCAGGGACCGTATCTCAACTTCCTGCCGAGCGACGCCTATCTCGCGACGACGCTCGAGGCGGCGACCGACGACGCCTACGGGTCGCTCGCGGACCGCGAGGAGTCGGTCGTCGTCGAACACACGAGCGCGAACCCGACGGGACCGGTCCACGTCGGCCGCGCCCGGAACCCGATCATCGGCGACGCGGTCGCGAACCTGCTCGATTTCGCGGGGTACGACGTCGACCGCCACTACTACGTCAACGACGCCGGCCGACAGATGGCCGTCTTCACCTGGGCCTACGAGACCTTCGACGAGGAGGATCTGGACGAGCCGCCCGAGCGCGACCGCATCGAGTACGACCTCGTGCGCTACTACCGCAAGGGCAACGCCTACCTCGAGAACGCGCCCGAAGCCGAGGTCGAGGACGCCGAGGCCGAGATCGAGTCGATCATGCAGGGCTTAGAGGCGGGCGACGACGAGGCCTACGAGCGGGTCAGCGAGGTCGTCGATCAGGTGCTCGGTGGCATGACGGAGTGTCTCGCCCGCCTGCCGGCCGAGTTCGACGAATTCGTCAAGGAGACGCGGTTCATGCGCTCGGGCGCGACCGACGACCTCGTCGACCGGCTCAAAGAACTCGACGAATCGGTCTACGAGGAAGACGCCTGGCAGCTCGAGCTCGAGGACCACGGCATCGACAAGAACCTCGTCTTCCTGCGGTCGGACGGCACCTCGCTCTACGCCACCCGCGACCTGGCCCACCACGAGTGGAAGTTCGACAACTACGACCGCGCGGTGACGGTGCTGGGCGAGGACCACAAGCTGCAGGCCAAACAGGTCCGAACGACCCTCGAGCTGCTGGGCAACGAGACGGACCAGCTCCGGCAGGTGCTCTACTCGTACGTCAACCTCCCCGAGGGGAAGATGAGTACCCGTCAGGGGACCGGCGTCGACCTCGACGACCTGCTCGACGAGGCGATCGACCGCGCTCGCGACGAGGTCGAGGACCGACTGGACGACCGCATCCGCGACGACGATCTGGACGAGGACGACATCGAACGCATCGCCCATCAGGTCGGGATCGGCGCGGTCCGCTACGACATCGTCTCGAAACAGCCGACGAAGGCGATCACCTTCGAGTGGGAGCGCGCGCTGGACTTCGAGGCCCAGTCCGCACCCTACGTTCAGTACGTCCACGCGCGCTGCTGTGGCATCCTCGAGGAAGCGGGGATCGATCCCGAGACCGGGATGGCCGACGTCGAGACCGCCGTCGACGCCGACCTGCTCGAGACCGAGGCCGAACGGGACCTGCTCGAGACGATCGCGCGGTTCCCGGCGGTCGTCGACGAGGCCGCCGACGATCTCGAGCCACACCAGATCGCGACGTACACTCGCGAGTTCGCCGATCGGTTCAACGGCTTCTACCGGGAGTGTCCGGTGCTCGCCGACGACGTCGACCCCGAGGTCCGCGAGGCGCGGCTGGCGCTGGTCGCGGCCTCAAAGCACGCGGTCGCGAACGCGCTCTCGATTCTGGGCGTGGCCGCGCCGCAGTCGATGTAG
- a CDS encoding glycoside hydrolase family 43 protein, with product MEAYLFVHFKEKRTPDGEQVYFGISTDGFHWEEVNGGDPVLWSYKGDKGVRDCTITRTTDGKFVIMGTDLSLAYGMPNQYRGSWDEINRNGSNSLVLWESEDLTDWSEQRMVEFGDGEFGCLWAPDITYDGENDEYIVHWSSSHRSNDYGDKAIYYARTDSFDAFSDPELLYRKADSGVIDSAMYAEDRTYYCFVKSDANPTGIILLKSERPTGPFTRVTAFDRTMEGLEGGRYEAPTAVRLDDGRWCLFLDYYGGSPETQGYVPFVADSLAEEFVRADDEFSFPYGFKHGTVLPITTEEYERLKAYEKDPSER from the coding sequence ATGGAGGCATACTTGTTCGTTCACTTCAAGGAGAAGCGGACGCCGGACGGTGAGCAGGTGTATTTCGGGATCAGTACGGACGGATTCCACTGGGAGGAGGTAAACGGGGGCGACCCCGTCCTCTGGAGTTATAAAGGCGATAAGGGGGTCAGGGACTGTACGATCACCAGAACGACGGACGGGAAATTCGTGATAATGGGGACGGATCTCAGCCTGGCGTACGGGATGCCCAATCAGTATCGCGGTTCGTGGGACGAGATCAACCGCAACGGGAGTAACTCGCTGGTGCTGTGGGAGTCCGAGGACCTGACCGACTGGTCCGAACAACGGATGGTCGAATTCGGAGACGGGGAGTTCGGCTGCCTCTGGGCGCCGGACATTACCTACGACGGGGAGAACGACGAGTACATCGTTCACTGGTCGTCGTCACACCGCAGCAACGACTACGGGGACAAAGCGATTTATTACGCGAGGACCGACTCGTTCGACGCGTTCTCGGACCCGGAACTACTGTATCGGAAAGCGGACAGCGGCGTCATCGACTCCGCGATGTACGCGGAAGACAGGACGTATTACTGTTTCGTCAAAAGCGATGCGAATCCGACCGGAATTATCCTGCTGAAAAGCGAGCGGCCGACCGGGCCGTTCACCCGGGTTACGGCGTTCGATCGCACCATGGAGGGACTCGAGGGCGGGCGATACGAGGCACCGACCGCCGTGCGACTCGATGACGGACGGTGGTGTCTGTTCTTGGATTACTACGGCGGCAGTCCGGAGACGCAGGGCTACGTTCCGTTCGTGGCGGATTCGTTAGCGGAGGAGTTCGTGCGCGCCGACGACGAGTTCTCGTTCCCATACGGGTTCAAACACGGCACGGTGCTTCCGATCACGACCGAAGAGTACGAGCGACTGAAAGCGTACGAGAAGGATCCGTCGGAGCGGTAG
- a CDS encoding DUF7385 family protein, protein MDDIDLDELVSSLTLREENEAIRSYQNTVAVACPACDSQFDDLVVCKENPASLNLSKQLDLCVGSADDQAVIFTHKK, encoded by the coding sequence ATGGACGATATCGATCTCGACGAACTCGTGTCCTCGTTGACGCTTCGTGAGGAAAACGAGGCGATCAGGAGCTATCAGAACACGGTGGCGGTCGCCTGCCCGGCCTGTGATTCCCAGTTCGACGATCTCGTCGTCTGTAAGGAGAACCCGGCGAGTCTCAACCTCTCGAAACAACTGGATCTGTGCGTGGGATCAGCGGACGATCAGGCGGTCATTTTCACGCACAAGAAGTAG
- the uvrA gene encoding excinuclease ABC subunit UvrA, producing MSKDYIDVRGAEEHNLKDIDVTIPREAFTVVTGLSGSGKSSLAFETVYAEGQRRYIESLSAYARNFLGQMDKPQVETVEGLSPAISIDQKNAANNPRSTVGTVTELHDYLRLLYARVGTPHCPECGREVGEQSAQNMVERILELPEGTKAKLAAPVVRDQKGAFEDLFEELVSEGYARVEIDGEEYDLTMDDPDLDENFDHTVDVIVDRVKVSAEDRPRIIDSVETALDEAEGVLKVILPDASEEVAADLGEEARRTGALGEETEENDRFVVEFSKDLACTHCGIDIPEIETRSFSFNSPHGACPECEGLGETKEVDEDLVLQDESKPLKHVFEPWSYNRSYYQTRLDAVAEHFGVSLSTPFDDLEADVQQAFLYGTDGEVVFKRSTKNGTRRKQKHFEGVIPNLERRYLETDSDSTREHIEDYMSVTECPACDGTRLKPASRAVLVDGTAITEINAMSIGDARDHFESMEADLTEREKVIAEEILKEIRARLGFMCEVGLDYITLDREASTLSGGESQRIRLATQIGSGLVGVLYVLDEPSIGLHQRDNDRLLDTLEELRDLGNTLLVVEHDEETMRRADNVIDMGPGPGKRGGEVVANGSVEAVMDTEGSVTGDYLSGQRQIPVPDERRDPEGALTIRGARQHNLKDLDVDIPLGCFTAITGVSGSGKSTLMHEVFYKGLARQMNDNTSVIPGDHDALEGLDQIETVRLIDQSPIGRTPRSNPATYTSVFDYIRELFASTKLAKQRGYEKGRFSFNVKGGRCEECGGQGTVKIEMNFLSDVYVPCEECDGARYNDATLDVTYKDKTIADVLEMSVEEAYDFFESSSQIRRRLKLLKDVGLDYMKLGQPSTTLSGGEAQRIKLAEELGKKDSGETLYLLDEPTTGLHSEDERKLIDVLHRLTDNGNTVVVIEHELDLVKNADHVIDLGPEGGENGGEIVATGTPEDVARLEDSHTGRYLRDLLPKIDLEGPRGERVEPVTAPMDDD from the coding sequence ATGAGTAAGGATTACATCGACGTACGCGGCGCGGAGGAGCACAACCTCAAGGACATCGACGTCACGATCCCCCGAGAGGCGTTCACCGTCGTCACCGGCCTCTCGGGCTCGGGGAAGTCATCGCTGGCGTTCGAGACCGTCTACGCGGAGGGCCAGCGCCGGTACATCGAGAGCCTCTCGGCGTACGCCCGGAACTTCCTCGGTCAGATGGACAAACCCCAGGTCGAGACCGTCGAGGGTCTCTCGCCCGCGATCTCGATCGATCAGAAGAACGCCGCGAACAACCCCCGATCGACCGTCGGAACGGTCACGGAGCTGCACGATTACCTGCGACTGCTCTACGCCCGCGTCGGCACGCCTCACTGTCCCGAGTGCGGCCGCGAAGTCGGCGAGCAGAGCGCACAGAACATGGTCGAGCGCATCCTCGAGCTCCCCGAGGGAACCAAGGCCAAACTCGCGGCACCCGTCGTCCGCGACCAGAAGGGGGCCTTCGAGGACCTCTTCGAGGAACTCGTCTCCGAGGGGTACGCTCGCGTCGAGATCGACGGCGAGGAGTACGACCTCACGATGGACGACCCCGATCTCGACGAGAACTTCGATCACACCGTCGACGTGATCGTCGACCGCGTGAAGGTGTCCGCCGAGGACCGCCCGCGGATCATCGACAGCGTCGAGACGGCGCTCGACGAGGCCGAGGGCGTTCTGAAGGTCATCCTCCCGGACGCCTCCGAAGAAGTCGCCGCGGACCTCGGCGAAGAGGCCCGCCGGACCGGCGCGCTCGGCGAGGAGACCGAAGAGAACGACCGGTTCGTCGTCGAGTTCTCGAAGGATCTCGCCTGCACGCACTGCGGGATCGATATCCCCGAGATCGAGACCCGGTCGTTCTCGTTCAACTCGCCCCACGGTGCCTGTCCTGAGTGTGAGGGCCTGGGCGAGACCAAGGAGGTCGACGAGGACCTCGTCCTGCAGGACGAATCCAAGCCGCTCAAGCACGTCTTCGAGCCCTGGAGCTACAATCGATCGTACTATCAGACCCGCCTCGACGCCGTCGCCGAGCACTTCGGCGTCTCGCTGTCGACGCCGTTCGACGACCTCGAGGCGGACGTCCAGCAGGCGTTCCTCTACGGCACGGACGGCGAAGTAGTGTTCAAGCGCAGCACCAAGAACGGCACCCGCCGGAAGCAGAAACACTTCGAGGGCGTCATCCCGAACTTGGAGCGCCGGTACCTCGAGACCGACTCCGACTCGACCCGCGAACACATCGAGGACTACATGTCGGTCACGGAGTGTCCGGCCTGTGACGGGACCCGTCTGAAGCCCGCCTCGAGAGCGGTGCTGGTCGACGGCACCGCCATCACGGAGATCAACGCGATGAGCATCGGCGACGCTCGCGACCACTTCGAGTCGATGGAAGCCGATCTCACCGAGCGCGAGAAGGTCATCGCCGAGGAGATCTTAAAGGAGATCCGGGCGCGGCTCGGCTTCATGTGCGAGGTCGGCCTCGACTACATCACGCTCGATCGGGAGGCCTCGACGCTCTCGGGCGGCGAGAGCCAGCGGATTCGCCTCGCCACGCAGATCGGTTCCGGTCTCGTGGGAGTCCTCTACGTGCTCGACGAACCCTCGATCGGACTCCACCAGCGGGACAACGACCGACTGCTCGACACGCTCGAGGAACTGCGCGACCTCGGGAACACCCTCCTTGTGGTCGAACACGACGAGGAGACGATGCGCCGGGCGGACAACGTCATCGACATGGGGCCCGGCCCCGGCAAGCGCGGCGGCGAAGTCGTCGCTAACGGCTCCGTCGAGGCGGTCATGGACACCGAGGGATCCGTCACCGGCGACTACCTCTCCGGCCAGCGCCAGATTCCGGTGCCCGACGAACGCCGCGATCCGGAGGGCGCGCTGACGATCCGCGGCGCGCGCCAGCACAACCTCAAGGACCTCGACGTCGACATCCCGCTGGGCTGCTTCACCGCCATTACGGGCGTCTCGGGCTCCGGGAAGTCCACCCTCATGCACGAGGTGTTCTACAAGGGCCTCGCCCGTCAGATGAACGACAACACGTCCGTGATTCCGGGCGACCACGACGCCCTTGAGGGGCTCGATCAGATCGAGACCGTGCGACTGATCGACCAGTCGCCGATCGGCCGGACCCCGCGATCGAACCCCGCGACGTACACCAGCGTCTTCGACTACATCCGCGAGTTATTCGCCTCGACGAAGCTCGCGAAACAGCGGGGCTACGAGAAGGGGCGCTTCTCGTTCAACGTCAAGGGCGGCCGCTGCGAGGAGTGTGGCGGCCAAGGGACCGTCAAAATCGAGATGAACTTCCTGAGCGACGTCTACGTCCCCTGCGAGGAGTGTGACGGCGCGCGCTACAACGACGCCACGCTCGACGTTACCTACAAGGACAAGACCATCGCCGACGTCCTCGAGATGTCGGTCGAGGAGGCCTACGACTTCTTCGAGTCCTCGAGCCAGATCCGCCGCCGGCTCAAACTCCTGAAAGACGTCGGGCTCGACTACATGAAACTCGGCCAGCCCTCGACCACCCTCTCCGGCGGCGAGGCCCAGCGGATCAAGCTCGCCGAAGAGTTGGGGAAGAAGGACTCGGGCGAGACGCTCTATCTGCTCGACGAGCCCACTACCGGGCTCCACAGCGAGGACGAGCGCAAGCTCATCGACGTCCTCCACCGGCTGACCGACAACGGCAACACCGTCGTCGTCATCGAGCACGAACTCGACCTCGTCAAAAACGCCGACCACGTCATCGATCTCGGCCCCGAGGGCGGCGAGAACGGCGGCGAAATCGTCGCAACTGGGACGCCAGAAGACGTCGCCCGTCTCGAGGACTCTCACACCGGGCGCTACCTCCGGGACCTGCTGCCGAAGATCGACCTCGAGGGGCCGCGCGGCGAGCGGGTCGAGCCCGTGACGGCCCCGATGGACGACGACTGA